Proteins found in one Rhodospirillales bacterium genomic segment:
- a CDS encoding VWA domain-containing protein, whose product MSFAEPWWLVLLVLLALVGLRARQRPVRRLPGGKVGVASLDDFDGAASGLRVQAARLLPAISVIACIALVMALARPQAGFEVTERETEGIAIAMVVDVSSSMSAVDLGGEREADRNRLEVVKDTFRDFIAGVGDNLPGRGSDLVSLVTFGRYADTLTPLTLDHEALLQLSASLRPVELPEEDGTAIGDAILAGLDSLTGGEHASPVLILLTDGSHNAGTVEPLVAAEAARALGVRIYAIGAGSRGRVAMPARPGSSDIRMVQVFIDEFTLTRVAEATGGRYFRATDAEGLRAVYEEIDQLEKGRNVARHYQRRVDVYPWFLGLALMLVLARAGLDATVLRIAP is encoded by the coding sequence ATGAGCTTCGCCGAACCCTGGTGGCTGGTGCTGCTGGTGTTGCTGGCGCTTGTGGGATTGCGCGCACGGCAGCGACCCGTTCGAAGGCTGCCCGGAGGCAAAGTGGGCGTGGCATCCCTGGATGATTTTGACGGGGCGGCATCGGGCTTACGGGTGCAGGCTGCCCGCCTCCTGCCGGCAATCTCTGTCATCGCGTGTATCGCGCTGGTCATGGCTTTGGCACGTCCGCAGGCCGGTTTCGAGGTGACGGAACGGGAAACCGAGGGCATAGCGATCGCGATGGTCGTCGACGTGTCCAGCAGCATGTCGGCAGTGGATCTTGGCGGTGAGCGCGAGGCGGATCGAAACCGGTTGGAGGTTGTCAAGGACACGTTTCGGGATTTCATTGCCGGCGTTGGCGATAACCTGCCGGGTCGGGGCTCCGATCTGGTTTCGCTGGTGACGTTCGGTCGCTACGCGGACACTCTGACACCGCTGACGCTTGACCATGAGGCGTTGTTGCAGCTGAGCGCATCGCTTCGCCCGGTGGAGTTGCCGGAAGAGGACGGTACGGCGATTGGCGACGCGATCTTGGCTGGTCTCGATTCCTTGACCGGGGGAGAGCATGCAAGTCCCGTCCTCATCTTGCTGACCGATGGCAGCCACAACGCTGGGACCGTGGAGCCGCTGGTGGCCGCCGAGGCGGCGCGCGCCCTGGGGGTCCGCATCTACGCGATCGGTGCGGGAAGTCGAGGGCGGGTCGCGATGCCCGCGCGTCCCGGGAGTTCTGACATTCGGATGGTGCAGGTGTTCATCGACGAGTTCACGCTCACTAGGGTGGCCGAGGCGACGGGCGGACGCTACTTCCGGGCGACCGACGCCGAGGGTCTCCGAGCGGTCTATGAAGAGATCGACCAGTTGGAAAAGGGTCGAAACGTCGCCCGTCACTACCAGCGGCGCGTCGACGTCTATCCGTGGTTCCTGGGCCTGGCCTTGATGCTGGTGCTGGCGCGGGCGGGCTTAGACGCGACCGTGTTGCGCATAGCGCCCTAG